Within Coprobacter tertius, the genomic segment TTCACCATTTGTTTTTATAGGTTCTTTTACAATCAGGCAAGCATCAGAAATCAGTTTTTCTTCTTCGGTTACATGAGGATTATCATGATAAATGGCTGCCATTTTAAAATCCGGAGAAGCAACCAAACCTCTGGGATATGCCCATTTCATTAGTTTTTCAAATGCCTGTTGCATATTGGTATAGGCTCCATAATGGCGGCAATACACTACATGTGTAGCTTCTAAATGTTTAATTTCGAAATTACAATTCATACTTTTATCTCCTATTTTTAGTATTTTACGCTGACAAAAATAGTGAGAGTATGTACGCTGAGAAGGATTGATTTTGTGTTCTAATTGACGATTCTTGCTGTATTCCTGTCTTATTTTGCGTCGATAATCTTCGGCTGTCACTCCAAAATGTCTCCTAAAATTGCGACAAAATACATTCACCGAATTAAATCCGACTTCAAAAGCTATATTCATAATGGGTTTCAACGGATCACATCCCAAATCGATCGCAGCAAGCTCAAGTCTTCTTCGCATCACGTATTTGGCTAACGATTCGCCCATCATCGAAGAAAATATTCTATGAAAATGATACGAAGATAAACTGGTTAACCGTGCCAATGTCTGTACATCTAATTTTTTGTCTATATTGGCATCAATATAGTCGATAACAATATTAACTTGTTTGGTATATCTATCAAAATCTTGCATCACGCATCAATAATTTTTTCAAAGTTAATTATTCTTCAGAATCTACCATTATCTTACATATACTCATACAAAATACTTATACAAATAATAAAAAATCATACATTAATTTTAAGTATATCTTTTTCTCGACACAACGCAAATAACTATATATCAGCATACTAAATATTAATCTGGCACCTTTTTATTCAAAATCTAAAAGTTTTTAACCGGATAAAATGGGCCGATTATGAAAAACTTCCGAATTAATTGCTTACCTTTGTCACCTGAACAATTAAATTTGTATTGAATCCTTCTTAGCAATGTTTTGCTCCGCTTTTGTTTTGCGGACCTTCCCATCGTCAAAATCGACATCAAAATCAATTTCTTTGTTTGCTAAACCCGTCGCGAAATGTGTATCACAATTTTCGTGACACATTTTAAAATTATAATGAAATCATTTTTTATCGGAAACAAAGAAATCAAATTACCTATTATCCAAGGAGGTATGGGTGTAGGTATTTCTCTTTCGGGATTAGCTTCGGCTGTCGCCAACGAAGGAGGTATAGGTGTAATATCGTGTGCCGGACTGGGATTGCTCTATAAACAATCTTCCGGAAATTATCTCCAAAACTGCATCTGGGGATTAAAAGAAGAAATGCGCAAGGCAAGAGAAAAAAGCAAAGGAGTAATCGGGGTTAATATTATGGTAGCCTTATCGAACTTCGCAGACATGGTTAAAACCGCAATTGCCGAAAAAACCGATATAATTTTTGCCGGAGCCGGACTCCCTCTCGACCTTCCGTCTTACCTTACTCCCAATAGCAAAACCCTATTGGCCCCCATTGTTTCCTCTGCACGAGCAGCCAAAGTTATTTGCGAAAAATGGAAATCCACTTATAATTATCTGCCGGATATGATCGTCGTAGAAGGACCTAAAGCAGGAGGCCATTTGGGATTTAAAAAAGACCAGATTGAAGACGATAGTCACTCACTCGAGCATCTGATTCCTGAAATAGTCGCCATTGTATCAGAATACAGTGATAAAAAAGAAATTCCAGTAGTTGCCGCCGGAGGTATTGCCACCGGAAAAGACATGCTTCGATTTATGGAACTGGGCGCCACAGCCGTTCAGATGGGAAGTATTTTTGTACCGACTTATGAATGCGATGCCGCACAAGCCTTCAAGCAAGTGTATATCGATTCAAACAAAAATGATACAATGATTATAGAAAGCCCTGTGGGTATGCCTGGCCGAGCATTTAACGGTGAGTTTATACTTCGAGTAAACGAAGGGAATGAAATACCGAGAAACTGTTCGTTTCATTGCATTAAAACCTGTGATTACACTAAAAGCCCTTATTGTATTATAAAAGCCTTGTACAATGCCGCCCGAGGAAACATGAAAAAGGGATACGCTTTTGCCGGAGCCAACGCTTATCTGGCTCAGAAAATAAGCAGCGTAAAAGAGGTAATGGAGACTTTAATGAATGAATTTATAATTGCAAAGTCAAAACTAAACAGATTATAATAAATACTACCATTCTATTTTATATCGCAGATCATACCTTCCAACCTCTCACAAGGTATTTCTTTATACCTATTATTAATTATCAAATACAAAACTGCCTTTAAGGCAGGAACCATTTTATGACATTTAAAGAATTAAACATATCAGAGCCGATATTAAAAGCTCTAACCAGTAAAAATTACGAAAGGCCTACTCCCATTCAGGAAAAGGCAATTCCTATCGCTCTTAAAGGACATGACTTGCTGGGCATCGCACAAACAGGAACAGGCAAAACAGCCGCTTTCGCCATACCGATTATACAACAACTCGAACAACAGTCTCCCAGTAAAAGAAGGGAAATAAAAGCATTGATTATCACTCCTACTCGGGAACTGGCGATACAAATCGACGAGTGTTTCAAAGATTATACCCGATATACGACATTACGCCATACGGTAATCTTCGGAGGAGTGAATCAAAGACAGCAAGTAGAAAGTTTAAAACGGGGTATCGACATCCTCATCGCCACACCCGGACGTTTACTCGACTTGATTAATCAGAAGTATATTACTTTAAATCATATCCGGCATTTTGTTCTCGACGAAGCTGATCGTATGCTCGATATGGGTTTCATACACGATATAAAACGGTTATTACCGCTTTTACCTAATCAAAGACAGACGTTGTTTTTTTCGGCAACAATGCCGCAAGCCATAGCCAAACTGTCTAATTCTATCCTAAAAGATCCCGTAAAAGTAGAAGTCGCTCCCGTATCTTCAGTCGTTGATACGATCGAACAACGTTTATTTTTTGTAGAAAAGCCCCAGAAAAGTAAATTACTATTGAATATCCTCGAAAAAGAGGAAGAAAAAACAGTGTTGGTTTTTTCACGTACCAAACACGGAGCAGACAAAATTGCCCGTACATTAAACAAACAAGGCATCGGCTGTGAAGCTATTCACGGTAATAAAACACAAGTAGCACGCCAACGGGCATTATCTAACTTCAAAACAGGAAAAACACGCGTCATTATAGCAACAGATATTGCAGCAAGAGGAATCGACATCGCCAATCTCGAAATTGTCATCAATTACGATTTACCCGATATAGCAGAAACATACGTACACCGTATCGGTCGTACGGGACGTGCAGGAAACAGCGGAGTAGCCATGTCTTTTTGTTCACAGGAAGAAAATACGATGCTGAAAAGCATACAAAAACTAACTGGAAAAAAATTAAATACAATATCGGTTTAACCGAAAAAACTTAAAAAATAAATTACGCCTATGGCTGTATCATTCAACAAAAGAGAATTACAAAAAAAGAAACAAAGTAAAAGATTAGAAAAGCAAAAACGCAAAGAAGAACGTAAAGCGACGGCCGGAAGCGGATCATTAGAAGATATGATAGCTTACGTAGATGAAAACGGCGTCATTACCGATACCCCTCCCGAAATACAAAACAGCCGGGAAATAAATGTTGAAGACATTGCTATTTCGACTCCTAAAAAAGGAGAAGTCGAAGAAGTTATACAAAAGGGGAAAATAGATTTTTTTAATCCGGAAAAAGGTTACGGATTTATCCGGGACAGTCATACAAATGAAAAATATTTTTTTCATATCAGTAATGCTCCCGATTCAATTACAGAAGGAAACAAGGTCAGTTTTGAACTGGAAGCCGGTCCGAAAGGCATTAATGCCGTCAGGATCGTACTTATAGATTAAAATGATCAATATTAACCATTTTATAATTATAAAAATGAACATTTATGTGTCAAATTTAAGCTTCAACACAACAGATGAAAGCTTAGGAGGATTATTTTCAGAATACGGAGAAGTAACCTCTTCAAAAATTATTACCGATAGAGACACCGGAAAATCCCGTGGATTCGGATTTATAGAAATGAGCAGCGAAGAAGAAGGTCAAAACGCTATTTCGAAACTGAACGAATCTGAATTCGAAGGCAAAACGATTAATGTAAACGTAGCCCGCCCTAAAACCGAACGAAACAGTAGTGGATACAATAGCCGTAACGGATATAACGGCGGCACAAACCGCAGATGGTAATATTCCGTCAAAATTTTTGAAGGGAAGGTCATAATGTCTTCCCTTTTTTTTATTTCAAATCGCTTCTGAAAATCTATTACCAATAAAGTGAATCTGAAAAAATAAAAAAAATACCTGACACAATCAACTCAAATAATTCTTCAGGTATTAAAAACGGGGTAGTAATAACCCATTAAAACTATTTAAACAGAAATATACTATAACAACATTACATTTATTCTCCTTCCATACAAAAACAAATAATATGAATCGTATTCAATAAAAAAGACCGCAAAGATATGCTTAATCCTTACGGTCTTTTAGAACAACGGTAAATATTATTTTTTATAATCCTACCTGTCTCAAAATATAACTTGCTACACGCCTATAATCAGGAGCTACACTATACGAGGGTGGCGTATAAGGTACCGTTACAAGATTACCCGATTGTGCTGCGATACCCGGGTCCATTATGCGGAAATCGATTGTACCAGGAACGACACCATCGTCGGGAATATTTCCGACACCATCCAGTTTATAGCCATTATCATTCGGACTCCATCCCCATGGATTGCGCATTGCAAACAAAGCTGTGGGATCGGAAGGATGCATTACGGTAAATGCATGAGCTGTTACTGTCTCGAAATTCTCTATCTTTATACCTCCCCGGTTAAATCCACCGACAACAAGTTTTCCTTGTTTAAGCGATATAACCGCAGCACGGGCTAACTGATCCGAGGTTAATTTTCCTGGATAGAATGCAAAACTATCACCGTTACCCGTAAAAAGCGGAGCAACGATTTCACTACCGATACCACCGATATCCTCTTGAACTTTATATATGGCATTATATTTCATAATTGCTTTCTCAAGAACTGTCGCCCAAGTCGCTTTATTATTTTTACCCGATACAGCCTTAATCGTACCGTTATCTTCGGCGATAAATTTAGAGGTTACCGTAACTTCTACCCGTTTTCCCTGTGGGTCAAACATAGATACCGTATACGTTTTATCCCCATTATCTCTGATTAAAGTTTCAATAAAATCGGGATAGAGATACGTCATAGATGCAAAAACGGCAAGAGCGGAACAGTCTCCGATACCATGTTGGTTAACATCAGCAGGTATCGGTTTACCAAAGGGATAAAGAGTTACATCAAATTCTTTCATCCGGCCACCGCCTACCGATGAGGGAATGACAGGCTCATTCGAAGCAGTCTTCAACCATACACGATCTTCATCGGTTGTAACATGCCGGTTTTCATAATGAATACCCATTGGCGTTATATTACTATGAGAACTACCAGAGGCATATTGCATCAGATCGTCGATATCGATCTGTGTACCGGCCATCGTCCATTCTGCGATTTGTGTCGCCGAACCACCATTATTACTCTTTACATCAAGCCTGTAATAATAATAAGCTTCATTATTATTAAACTGATATTCATTCTTTTGACCTCTTTTCGAGAAAGTCTGATTTTCACGGGTATCGATAACCGTCCAGGTAGAATTATCTTTCGACCCCGAAAGCGTCCATGATTTGGGGTCTCTATCAGGAGCATCTGCAGCAGAAGTCAGCGTATAATAATTAATCGCCATTTTTTTACTACCGGCCCATTTTATATAAAAGCTACTGTGATAAGTCACAAACTTAGTACTCACATCATTGTCGACAATCTTACTGATGTCAGATCCTGAAGGAGAATCTGAGAATTCAGAAGTTATCATACCGCCCGAAGGCATATTCTGATTCTTATCACTCACTCCTACCGAATAAGGATAAGAAGTCGGTGCGTCATTCTTTTTATCATCGTCAGAACAACTTACAATTAGGCTCAACGGTAACAACAATGCCGAACAAATTACGATTTTTCGGATACGTTGCGCCAAAAATTCTCCGAGTGGATTTTTTTTTGCGTCAAATAATTTCATGGGTTTCATTTAATCAAATAGGTCTAAATTCTTATATTAAATTATATAGTCAATCCAGCATAATACGATCTTTCTCAAAACACGAAACTCAAAACTGTATGAGAAGAAGATGTGAACTTTCGATTATAGTAAAAATAAATACTCTTTTTTCGCTATACATATATATATCCTATAAACGAAAACAAAAATAATGAAATACTTGCAATATAAGATATATATTTCTCTAAAAAAACGTCTGAAAAGCGATATTATTATGTCTTTTTAGACGAAATAATTTAAATCTTTCTGAAAAAATTAGATTTTCGATCGTTCACAACAGTTTCACTCCTATTCTCCTGGTTACTCTTGCTCAAAAAACAACATAAGATTTCAAGTTCACAACATTTCAACAATATAAATTCAGAGTAAACATAATTATATTGTTTCTGTTTATATTATTATACCCAATCTTGGTTTCTTTATGTTATGAACTATACACTAAAAGATGCAAATATCGAAAAAACGTGTGTCGAAGCGACCTTAATAAACATTATAGGAAACGAAACGAACAGATCATCCGTATTTACTCCATCAGAAATCGAAATAATCATAAAACAAAATAAAATAACAGCCACTACCGTCAATTACAATAAAAAAGGAATTCCACTACCATAAAGACATAAAATAGCAACAACTACAACCTCTTTTATTAAATACCTCACCGACTGAATCGATAATTTAAAATAAAATCATTTTATGAACAAATACCTGATCATATTCATGCTGACACTGTTGCCTGCCATAACTTACAGCCAAACTGTTGGCATAAAAAGTAATATTTTTTATGATGCTACGACGACGCTCAACCTTGGTGTAGAAATCGCATTCGACCCCAAAACCACTCTTGATATTTCGGGCAATTATAACCCCTGGAAGTTTGCAAACCGTAAACAATTTAAACACTGGCTTATACAACCTGAATTCCGTTGGTGGTTTTGCGAAACATTCAACGGTTCGTTTATCGGGCTCCATGCTATTGCCGGAGGTTATAATATAGGAGGAATTAAAATACCGTTCAAACTTTATAAAGGACTGGGAGAACATCGGTATCAAGGGAATATGTACGGTGGCGGCATCGCCTACGGATACCAGTGGATACTTAGCAGCCACTGGGGAATTGAAGCAAGTATCGGAGTAGGATATATGTATATAAAATATGACCGTTATCCCCGTGGTAATTGCGGAAATAAACTCGGAAATGGACACAAAAATTATTTCGGCCCCACAAAACTGGCTTTATCTTTTATATACATCATCTAATAAATTACAGCTATGAAAATAACAACTCTATATATTATCTCCCTGTTATTCGGCATATTCAGCACACAAAGTAATGCACAAACATACAGCAATTATGGGATAAAAATTACTGAAACAAAAGCCGAATGTACCGGGAACTCACTGTATATAACACTCGATATAGACCTTTCCGGAATCGATATAAAATCACGTGACGGACTTATACTCACTCCAATCGTTCACTCAAAGGGACAAGAACTCGAACTACCACTTGTTTTTCTGTCCGGTAAAAATAAATACAAAGCCATACAAAGAAGCGAAACTTTCGGTAATCAAATACCCAAACCGTTTTTTATGATCCGTATCGGAAAGGATACGCCCCGGAACATACATTATTCCTATACACTTCCTTATCAGCCTTGGATGGAAAATTCCGGGATTTTCCTCAAAGAAGAACTTTCAGGTTGTGCCGATTGTAAAAAAGCAGAATTTATTATTCAACTATTATCCCAAATACGGCTACCGCTCGAACCTCCGCTAGTCGCTTACATCACCCCTCCCGTTGAAACTGTAAAATCGAGGAAATTCGAAGGAAAAGCTTATCTCGATTTTCCTACCGGAAAATCGGTCGTATTACCGTCATTCAGCAAAAATCCGGAAGAATTGCAAAAAATACGGAACATGATCAATGAAATAAAAGATAACCGGTATGCTGCTATTACTTCTATCGACCTTACTGGCTTTGCTTCTCCCGAAGGCCCTTCCATTCTGAACGAGCGCTTATCGAAAGACCGGTCTTTTGCTCTACAGAAATACTTACAAACAAACTATAACCTAAATTCCGGCATATTCAACGTAAGCTGGAAAGGAGAAGACTGGGAAGGACTGAAAAAAGAAATTATAGCCTCGAATTCGAGATACAAGGAAGCCTTACTCGATATTATCGACTCCTCGGTTACAGGAAGTACAAAAAATGCTCAAATAAAAAACTTATTTAAAGGTTCTGACTATCGGATGCTACTCGATAAATATTATACGAGACTCAGACGTGTAGAATATACACTTAATTATACGATAAAAGCATTCTCTGTAACCGAAGGGATAGAGATATTGAAAACGGCTCCCTCCCAAATGAGCCTCAATGAAATGTTCCTTGTGGCCAATACTTATCCGACAGGAAGTAAAGAATTTAATGATGTATTCGATATCGCTGTACATAATTATCCACTCGACCCAATTGCCAATATAAATGCAGGTGCCGTAGAAATCTTAAAAAACAATTTGTCGCAGGCACATCGTTATCTCGATAAATATACCGAAAATCCACAAGCATGGAACAATCTCGGAGTATTGTATATGATGGAAGGGAATTATGAGAAAGCCGAACGGTTTTTCCGCAAAGCATATCCTGTTAATAAAAAAGAAGCGGCCCATAACCTGAAACAACTCCGTTACCACAAACTCATGAAAAAATAACACTACATGACCAACCTATACATACCCTGCCCAAACAATACAGGCAGGGTATTTTTATGAATATATAGGATCAACATAACGGTTTATTCGTATATTTACATTATTATTAAATATATTCAATCAATTATGAAGCCTTACGATCCCGTACTTAAAAGGAACAAATTAAAAATTATTCTTTTATTATTCTTATTTTCGCTTCCTCAATTTTCTACTGGGCAGGAATGCCCCGATCCCGGCAACCCCTCTTTACAGATCATGACGATATGCGACCGGTCGGTCAGGGTTAACGAACAATTTATATTCGGATACGTATCGACCGAAAAAGCAGAATCTATTTCTATACCCCATAGCAGAAAACCTTTCTCTTTCAATAAAAAAGGCTATGCAATTACGCAGGATCACGCCACCACAATAAACGGTGTGCTCACCTCGGCTACCTTTACAGGAACTTACTATATTGCAACCATCGATAAACCGGGAACTTACTCAATACCAGAAGTCACCTTAAGAATAAACGGAAAAAATTATAAAAGCGAATCGAAAGAAATCATCGTCCTTCCCCCCAGGCCAAAAACAAATATTTCTCAGGTGCAGCATAAAATCTCTGCCAAACCGATTGACCAAAGCGATCAAAAACTTATAGCGGGTAAAGATTTTATGTTGTCGATCCGTTTCAACGCACGGCCCGATTACGATCCGGAAATCGATTTGGGAGACTTATATGGAGACGCTTCTAATCCCGTAAAGCTTACATCAGGGGTAGATGATTCGAAAGATTACGGTTATATGTTTTTTGTGAGTGCCGACACAGCCGGTACTTATAAGATGCCTTCCATTACGGCGATGTTCGACGGGAAAGCATATTCAACCGGAATATACGAAATCACTATCGATGAAAATCCCGCAAATATAAACAACAGTTACGATACTTATTCAGAAGAAAATTATCCATCTGTAACAATAGATAGTGAAGATAATCGCGAAACCTCAAATTTAGCTCACTTTTTTATCGCCTTACTTATAGCGGGATTATTTCTTCTGGTAGTATATGCAAGTATGAAAAAGAAAAAAAAGAGAAAAACCATTTTTCAGCCTCAGCCCAAAATGAATTTCCCCATCATACAATTTTCTACAAATCGTAATTTTTTAAAAATTACCAGAGAATCGGATCTTTATAACGGTATGATTATGGACGAATGTACTTTCGAAGAATTTAAAGAAGAAGACTATAAAGGAATTAAAATCATCGATTCTGAAGGACAAGTCTTTACCGTTGAAACCGCCGAAAAAGCACAATTTGCCCCTTCTGCAGATATCCGTCCGGAAGAGATAATAAGGTTCTATTATATTTTTAACGACGAAACAGAGCTTATTTCCCTTGATTATTTCAAACAATTCATGATAAACTTAACCGAATCTTTACAAAATGAAATAAAAAATAATTCGGACATAAGTGACATAAACGAATTAATTGAAAAAATAAAAAATGCCGTATCCTTTAAAGAAATAATAACTATCTTTTACAACGGAAAAATATAAACGAAATCAGGTATAGATTCCGCCTATATTCTCCCTTCATTTTATATTACTTCAAATTTTCGGCTTGCGTATATATCGCCTCATAAATCGCCTTGTCCTCATCGGTAAGCACTTTCCCGCGACGAGCCATCATACGTTCGGCAATACTGTAAAATTTGGGTAATTGCACATCGGCAAATCCAGATGTTCCTCCTTCACTAAAAGAGGCAACAAAATTACGTGGATAACCGGCTCCGTGTACGTTTACCCCTACCCCCAATACGGTAGCGGTATTGAACATACAGTTAATACCAGCTTTGGAATGATCTCCCATAATGAGGCCGCAAAACTGTAAACCGGTGCGAAGGAAACGACGGGAAGGATAATTCCAAAGTTTAATCTCACTATAATCATTTTTAAGATTCGAAGCATTTGTACCGGCACCCAAATTACACCATTCACCGATAACGGCATTTCCCAAAAATCCGTCATGCCCCTTATTCGAATAAGCCAGCATAACGACATTACTCAATTCTCCTCCGACCTTACAATACGGTCCTAAAGTAGTAGCTCCATAAATCTTAGTGCCCATTTTTACCACAGCATGCTCACAGGCTGCAAATGGAGCCCGGATACACGATCCTTCCATAACCTCGGCATCTTTCCCGATATATACAGGACCTTCAGAAACATTCAGTACGGCACATTCTACAGTTGCACCTTTCTCTATAAATATCTTGGGTGTACCGTCAGGATAATACAAATCTCCGACAATACGGTTAGTAGGACTAATTACAGCGGGCTTTTCATTACGGGCTATCATCAAATAATCGGCTTCGAGAGCTTCTCCGTTTTTCAGAAAAATATCGAACAAATGGTTAATCATACAAGGCTCGGCATCTGCATCTCTCATATTCCCATAATCTCCGTTACGAAACGCCTCGGGGGTTCCTCTAAATGCGATAAAAGTACCTTGATATCCTAACGATTCTCCGTGACCGAGAGCCTCTATCTCTTCCACCAATCTCTGGGAGGGACATACATTTCCCGCAATATAAAACGTCTCATCAACTTCCTTTGCTGGAAATTTCGATGCCAGATAATCTTCGGTAAGATAAGAATAATCACCGGGAAACAAGCGTTCCCATTTTTCCCGTATAGTAAATATTCCCAGTCGTATATCGGCTACCGGACGGGTAAAAGTAATAGGCAATAACTCGGCATGTGCCGTTTCCCCATCGAAAAGTACAATATTCTTACTCATATTTCTATAATATAAACAAATTCAATTCTCATTTTCCGAATCGGAAAAATATACGATAAACGTAGTCGCTCCGATTGTAACGATATCTCCGTTTGCGAGCACTACCCGTTCCTTTTTACCCAAACATTCATGGCGCAAAAAAGTTCCGCTTACACTGGGAAAATCCCGAAGCGTGTAAATCGGGATTTCGGATTTTCCGCATTTTACGTTGATTACACAATGCTGCCGGGCCATACTTACATCACTGCTTTCAATCGGCACTTGTATTTCCGTACCTTTAGAACGACGACCGATAATATTATCTCCCAGAAAAAGAGGTAATTCCTGGCGGTAACCATACGCATTTTCCAGCACCGTAATATGTCCGTAATCAGAACCGG encodes:
- a CDS encoding AraC family transcriptional regulator is translated as MQDFDRYTKQVNIVIDYIDANIDKKLDVQTLARLTSLSSYHFHRIFSSMMGESLAKYVMRRRLELAAIDLGCDPLKPIMNIAFEVGFNSVNVFCRNFRRHFGVTAEDYRRKIRQEYSKNRQLEHKINPSQRTYSHYFCQRKILKIGDKSMNCNFEIKHLEATHVVYCRHYGAYTNMQQAFEKLMKWAYPRGLVASPDFKMAAIYHDNPHVTEEEKLISDACLIVKEPIKTNGEISAYTLQSGKYAVGRFEISWDEFQTAWQCMYMLVEKHGCQCCGLPFEVYQNNSEEHPEKKWIIDICIPVVAK
- a CDS encoding NAD(P)H-dependent flavin oxidoreductase → MKSFFIGNKEIKLPIIQGGMGVGISLSGLASAVANEGGIGVISCAGLGLLYKQSSGNYLQNCIWGLKEEMRKAREKSKGVIGVNIMVALSNFADMVKTAIAEKTDIIFAGAGLPLDLPSYLTPNSKTLLAPIVSSARAAKVICEKWKSTYNYLPDMIVVEGPKAGGHLGFKKDQIEDDSHSLEHLIPEIVAIVSEYSDKKEIPVVAAGGIATGKDMLRFMELGATAVQMGSIFVPTYECDAAQAFKQVYIDSNKNDTMIIESPVGMPGRAFNGEFILRVNEGNEIPRNCSFHCIKTCDYTKSPYCIIKALYNAARGNMKKGYAFAGANAYLAQKISSVKEVMETLMNEFIIAKSKLNRL
- a CDS encoding DEAD/DEAH box helicase, translated to MTFKELNISEPILKALTSKNYERPTPIQEKAIPIALKGHDLLGIAQTGTGKTAAFAIPIIQQLEQQSPSKRREIKALIITPTRELAIQIDECFKDYTRYTTLRHTVIFGGVNQRQQVESLKRGIDILIATPGRLLDLINQKYITLNHIRHFVLDEADRMLDMGFIHDIKRLLPLLPNQRQTLFFSATMPQAIAKLSNSILKDPVKVEVAPVSSVVDTIEQRLFFVEKPQKSKLLLNILEKEEEKTVLVFSRTKHGADKIARTLNKQGIGCEAIHGNKTQVARQRALSNFKTGKTRVIIATDIAARGIDIANLEIVINYDLPDIAETYVHRIGRTGRAGNSGVAMSFCSQEENTMLKSIQKLTGKKLNTISV
- a CDS encoding cold-shock protein — translated: MAVSFNKRELQKKKQSKRLEKQKRKEERKATAGSGSLEDMIAYVDENGVITDTPPEIQNSREINVEDIAISTPKKGEVEEVIQKGKIDFFNPEKGYGFIRDSHTNEKYFFHISNAPDSITEGNKVSFELEAGPKGINAVRIVLID
- a CDS encoding RNA recognition motif domain-containing protein, whose amino-acid sequence is MNIYVSNLSFNTTDESLGGLFSEYGEVTSSKIITDRDTGKSRGFGFIEMSSEEEGQNAISKLNESEFEGKTINVNVARPKTERNSSGYNSRNGYNGGTNRRW
- a CDS encoding C2 family cysteine protease, which codes for MKLFDAKKNPLGEFLAQRIRKIVICSALLLPLSLIVSCSDDDKKNDAPTSYPYSVGVSDKNQNMPSGGMITSEFSDSPSGSDISKIVDNDVSTKFVTYHSSFYIKWAGSKKMAINYYTLTSAADAPDRDPKSWTLSGSKDNSTWTVIDTRENQTFSKRGQKNEYQFNNNEAYYYYRLDVKSNNGGSATQIAEWTMAGTQIDIDDLMQYASGSSHSNITPMGIHYENRHVTTDEDRVWLKTASNEPVIPSSVGGGRMKEFDVTLYPFGKPIPADVNQHGIGDCSALAVFASMTYLYPDFIETLIRDNGDKTYTVSMFDPQGKRVEVTVTSKFIAEDNGTIKAVSGKNNKATWATVLEKAIMKYNAIYKVQEDIGGIGSEIVAPLFTGNGDSFAFYPGKLTSDQLARAAVISLKQGKLVVGGFNRGGIKIENFETVTAHAFTVMHPSDPTALFAMRNPWGWSPNDNGYKLDGVGNIPDDGVVPGTIDFRIMDPGIAAQSGNLVTVPYTPPSYSVAPDYRRVASYILRQVGL
- a CDS encoding DUF3575 domain-containing protein: MNKYLIIFMLTLLPAITYSQTVGIKSNIFYDATTTLNLGVEIAFDPKTTLDISGNYNPWKFANRKQFKHWLIQPEFRWWFCETFNGSFIGLHAIAGGYNIGGIKIPFKLYKGLGEHRYQGNMYGGGIAYGYQWILSSHWGIEASIGVGYMYIKYDRYPRGNCGNKLGNGHKNYFGPTKLALSFIYII
- a CDS encoding DUF3868 domain-containing protein; translated protein: MKITTLYIISLLFGIFSTQSNAQTYSNYGIKITETKAECTGNSLYITLDIDLSGIDIKSRDGLILTPIVHSKGQELELPLVFLSGKNKYKAIQRSETFGNQIPKPFFMIRIGKDTPRNIHYSYTLPYQPWMENSGIFLKEELSGCADCKKAEFIIQLLSQIRLPLEPPLVAYITPPVETVKSRKFEGKAYLDFPTGKSVVLPSFSKNPEELQKIRNMINEIKDNRYAAITSIDLTGFASPEGPSILNERLSKDRSFALQKYLQTNYNLNSGIFNVSWKGEDWEGLKKEIIASNSRYKEALLDIIDSSVTGSTKNAQIKNLFKGSDYRMLLDKYYTRLRRVEYTLNYTIKAFSVTEGIEILKTAPSQMSLNEMFLVANTYPTGSKEFNDVFDIAVHNYPLDPIANINAGAVEILKNNLSQAHRYLDKYTENPQAWNNLGVLYMMEGNYEKAERFFRKAYPVNKKEAAHNLKQLRYHKLMKK
- a CDS encoding BatD family protein; this encodes MKPYDPVLKRNKLKIILLLFLFSLPQFSTGQECPDPGNPSLQIMTICDRSVRVNEQFIFGYVSTEKAESISIPHSRKPFSFNKKGYAITQDHATTINGVLTSATFTGTYYIATIDKPGTYSIPEVTLRINGKNYKSESKEIIVLPPRPKTNISQVQHKISAKPIDQSDQKLIAGKDFMLSIRFNARPDYDPEIDLGDLYGDASNPVKLTSGVDDSKDYGYMFFVSADTAGTYKMPSITAMFDGKAYSTGIYEITIDENPANINNSYDTYSEENYPSVTIDSEDNRETSNLAHFFIALLIAGLFLLVVYASMKKKKKRKTIFQPQPKMNFPIIQFSTNRNFLKITRESDLYNGMIMDECTFEEFKEEDYKGIKIIDSEGQVFTVETAEKAQFAPSADIRPEEIIRFYYIFNDETELISLDYFKQFMINLTESLQNEIKNNSDISDINELIEKIKNAVSFKEIITIFYNGKI
- a CDS encoding putative sugar nucleotidyl transferase; its protein translation is MSKNIVLFDGETAHAELLPITFTRPVADIRLGIFTIREKWERLFPGDYSYLTEDYLASKFPAKEVDETFYIAGNVCPSQRLVEEIEALGHGESLGYQGTFIAFRGTPEAFRNGDYGNMRDADAEPCMINHLFDIFLKNGEALEADYLMIARNEKPAVISPTNRIVGDLYYPDGTPKIFIEKGATVECAVLNVSEGPVYIGKDAEVMEGSCIRAPFAACEHAVVKMGTKIYGATTLGPYCKVGGELSNVVMLAYSNKGHDGFLGNAVIGEWCNLGAGTNASNLKNDYSEIKLWNYPSRRFLRTGLQFCGLIMGDHSKAGINCMFNTATVLGVGVNVHGAGYPRNFVASFSEGGTSGFADVQLPKFYSIAERMMARRGKVLTDEDKAIYEAIYTQAENLK